A DNA window from Brassica napus cultivar Da-Ae chromosome C1, Da-Ae, whole genome shotgun sequence contains the following coding sequences:
- the LOC125580099 gene encoding glutathione S-transferase T3-like encodes MDTFSLSSPGFVNLLSSQSSQTVEVGSSEVPKPAAERRKWTTQEDIVLISACYEAALKEQSSGQNENDVMKSAHDIFFNDYQAKFTLEHAWRELRYDQKWRSNSISRDDTKEKMKEAAETVPDSDEARPPGVKACKAANHKKHGNEAAFDRLESILEKKQNLSKHKILDRLLSKNIASLSEAEVKGCPGVVTGVWEIKSDVDGLL; translated from the exons ATGGATACGTTTTCACTAAGTTCTCCCGGTTTTGTGAACCTATTATCTTCCCAGTCCAGTCAAACCGTAGAAGTAGGGTCGTCTGAGGTTCCTAAACCGGCTGCTGAAAGGAGAAAGTGGACGACTCAAGAAGACATTGTCCTCATCAGTGCCTG CTATGAGGCAGCATTGAAGGAGCAATCTAGTGGGCAGAACGAGAACGATGTCATGAAGTCAGCTCATGACATCTTCTTTAACGACTACCAGGCGAAGTTTACACTTGAACACGCGTGGAGGGAGCTGAGGTATGATCAGAAGTGGAGATCGAACTCTATATCAAGAGATGATACaaaggagaaaatgaaagaagcTGCGGAGACGGTGCCTGACTCGGATGAGGCTAGGCCTCCTGGCGTTAAGGCTTGCAAAGCAGCCAACCACAAGAAGCATGGCAATGAAGCTGCATTTGATCGTCTGGAGAGCATTCTAGAGAAGAAACAGAATCTTTCGAAACATAAAATACTTGATCGTCTCCTCTCTAAGAACATAGCTAGTCTAAGTGAAGCTGAG GTGAAAGGATGTCCTGGCGTTGTCACGGGCGTATGGGAGATAAAGTCTGACGTTGATGGGTTATTGTAG